TATGTGTTCGAGACACTCTGGAAAGAACAACTCGGTGAGTTGCATACTGATATTCAGCGGCAGGTCGATGTTTCGTATGCTACCTTCCGGCATATTCTGGAAGCGCATTACCGAACTCATGGTGCCACACCAACCGAGGGGTGCCTGGATACATTTGCTTACCTACGAAGCCAGGGAATTGCTATTGCGCTTACTACGGGTTTTTATCGGGTTGTAACCGATATTATTCTGGAGAAACTGGGCTGGCTCGATGGGCTGGACAAACGCTACATGGGCAGTCCGCAGAGTATCATTCAGCTTTCCATCGCCAGCGATGAAGTAGAGCGTGGGCGGCCCTATCCATACATGATTGAGCGGGCCATAAACTGGCTAAACGTGTCTAGCCCCAAAGCCGTGATCAATGTTGGCGATACGCCTTCCG
This window of the Spirosoma aerolatum genome carries:
- a CDS encoding HAD family hydrolase gives rise to the protein MQPIELVVFDMAGTTVTDHHEVERCFAEAAAQTGLFVTDERILAMQGLAKRYVFETLWKEQLGELHTDIQRQVDVSYATFRHILEAHYRTHGATPTEGCLDTFAYLRSQGIAIALTTGFYRVVTDIILEKLGWLDGLDKRYMGSPQSIIQLSIASDEVERGRPYPYMIERAINWLNVSSPKAVINVGDTPSDLLSGRAAGVALNLGVINGTHSRDQLEAHPHDLLIGSLAELPALIESRKEMIEV